The Nerophis lumbriciformis linkage group LG04, RoL_Nlum_v2.1, whole genome shotgun sequence genome contains the following window.
CAAACGCATGATTTCAATCACTGATGATTTCACTCACTGATTCAACAGCAACCACCATTGCAtccgtttttaaatccttttgtTCTTGAACATCAATCTTGTTTATTTATGCGCACATGCAACAGGCATTTGCAAGTCTTTTTGTCAGGCCTTAAAAGCAATTGTTTTTacaaagtttaaaaaatatagaCGTTTATCTGTTCAATCTATTTTCTTAAACCTGCTAGCcgttgtattaaaaaaatgtcattttgagCAGACGACATACAGCAGCTTTAAACATCCATTACCTAAAAAGCCTTAAAGCTAGTGCTAGTGGTATGTATTTTGTTATGATGTAAAGCAAAAGGTTTCCAAATCAAAGCATCAGAAAGACCGCACCTATGATGGAGCTTTAGAATCTAAAATAAAGCTTTAATCACATAATAGGTCCTGCTTAGAGCCATGCTGGTGACACTTTGAGCTACATAATAGCGAGATCTGTGCTGGTAAAGCTTTGCTCGGCTCTTTGTTCGCAGTTTGAGCGGCCATACAGCATGCATATAACACTTAACTTTGCTCCTATTTATTTGAGTTTATCTTGTACTAAAAATAAGATTGTATTATTTTCTGGCACAACAAATGCTAATGTGGTACTAGTGAACAAACAGAAGACATCTGTATGCGATGCTGATAGGCTACGAGAGCTGCAGGTAGAGTGTTACCACTTCCAAGTTGCTACTCTTGGATCCGACTGTGCAAGATATGCGGAGCATTTTAGCGTAAACATACGACGAAGACATGGTTTATTGAAGGGTGCAGAACATTACCTCTGCACTAAACATGGATCCGACAAAAAGACAAGGACGTCGACCCTGCATGCAAACATCGTTTTTCACGTAGCACACTTACACCTGCGCAGCAACACTGAAAAGAAAAGCCCTGTTTGTTTCGCAAAGGCCAAACGCTGaatggaatctgtgcttttggatTTGGTTTGGGATTAGATGTTAAGGAGGGGGATCGCGAGGGACACAAATAATTCACTGGGCTGCCTGCTTGGCTCGCTTGGAGTGGCACTTCATACACAGGATGCGACCATTCAGTGGGTAGCAGCCGTTTTCATCCGCTTCTATGGAGAGGGGGCGAGCGCAGTCCTGTAGAACAACAGACATCAGAAATACAATCAGAACATATTCATGCACTTTAAGTACACCGACGCCTTAATATTGGGACTTTTTAAAGATGAGcactattaaagtcaagtgtgttgaacacagaacatcaatagtaaaaaaaacagcggAAAATGAGCTGGTAATAATAAGAAATTGAATGTTCTATTGAAAAGGTCCCCAACCTGTAGTTGGCTAGCTTATTCTGAGTAGCTCCCCAAAAGGGTCAAAGAATATTTGCCTAAACTCTCAGTATTTGTAAAACTGTTCAATTCATGCCTCGGTTTAATGACAAATCACCGCAAAATAGCACAAAGACAATGACCGCATAGTTTGAAAGGAGATCTGCTCCCTAATCTAAAGTacaatttaaattaaatcaaactGTATTCATAAAGCACCTTTCatatataaaagaaatgcaacaaagtgaattgaagtgaagtgaattacatttatatagcgcctttctctagtgactcaaagcgctttacatagtgaaacccaatatctaagttacatttaaaccagtgtgggtggcactgggagcaggtgggtaaagtgtcttgcccaaggacacaacggcaataactaggatggcggaagcggggatcgaacctgcaaccctcaagttgctggcacggccgctctaccaaccgagctataccgccccttacAGTGCTTGACAGATTTAAAAACAATGCCCAGATGACTCACACAAGTCCATCATAAgttgcccacacacacacacacacacacacacacacgcacacgcacacccacacgcacatgcacacgaATTCATGTACAGAGGAGCCAGCTGAAGAAAAACTATTGCAGGAGCTGTTTGCATGTGTTGCCAGTCATTTATgtcttcgagtaaagaacaacagccttccagcttgtattcttaggttatttcaattaagaggagaaaactatgatATAcgagggatattgatttttgaaataagtAAAGTAAGAactaatataaaatacaaatgtatttcagttttaggagttaaatggtggaacaagctcagtgatgagctgaagacatgtagttctttgttaaggtttaagaaaaccttgaaaggtgaaataattgaaaattataaaatatagtaacaattactttcatcccattgattttttaaacattgatgttccaggcaatctaattttcagtgaatgtataggacagGCAagtataagctttggcttcagcctattcctttttcggtcattctttttcttttctttttgtgtgtaaatgtgtatgattgttaaatatgtctaatctgtactgttaaactggtcacacaaaatggttgatggttgattatatccatccttccatccatcttctcccgcttatcagaggccgggtcgcgggggaagcagcctaagcagggaagcccagacttccctctccccagccacttcgtccagctcctcccgggggatcccgaggcgttcccaggccagccgggagacatagtcttcccaacgtgtcctgggtcttccccgtggcctcctaccggtcggacgtgccctaaacacctcccgagggaggcgatcgggtggcatcctgaccagatgcccgaaccacctcatctggctcctctccatgtggaggagcagcggctttactttgagctccccccaggtgacagagcttctcaccctatctctaagggagagccctgccacccggcggaggaaactcatttctgccgcttgtacccgtgatcttgtcctttcggtcataacccaaagctcatgaccataggtgaggatgggaacgtagattgaccggtaaattgagagctttgccttccggctcagctccttcttcaccacaacggatcgatacagcgtccgcattactgaagatgccgcaccgatccgcctgtcgatctcacgatccactcttccctcactcgtgaacaagactccgaggtacttgaactcctccacttggggcagggtctcctccccaacccggagatggcactccacccttttccgggcaagacccatggactcggacttggaggtgctgattctcatcccagtcgcttcacactcggctgcgaaccgatccagcgagagctgaagatcctggccagatgaagccatcaggaccacatcatctgcaaaaagcagagacctaatcctgcagccaccaaaccggatcccctcaacgccttgactgcgcctagaaattctgtccgtaaAAGTTATGAATTATATGATTAAGTtatgattatattatatattgattatatgaccgaaataaacttttttcattcattcattcattcatattaacAAAACACTAACTTCTTTCTTTTTGTCAAAATAGCGCCagtgatataaaaaaaattaactagaaATAAATCCACACTAAAAATACAAGATGCAGACTAACAAAAATGTTGGTTGTCCATTTTTTGACACAAAATCTTAGTTGTGGACATCAACATTTTGTTAAtgttctactcagtggcctagtggttagagtgtccgccctgagatcggtaggttgtgagttcaaaccccagccgagtcataccaaagactattaaaaatgggacccattacctccctgcttggcactcagcatcaagggttggaattgggggttaaatcaccaaaatgattcccgggcgcggccaccgctgctgcccactgctcccctcacctcccagggggtgatcaagggtgatgggtcaaatgcagagaataatctcgccacacctagtgtgtgtgtgacaatcattggtactttaactttaactttaactttaaagcaaGGTTATTACCTTTGTTTGGGTTAAATTATGATATGAAAAAATGAGTAGCGCTCTGCGGTATTCATTTTGTTAAAAGTAGCTCCCGAAAAGAAAAAGCTTTGAGACCCCTGTTATGCTGTTCATGGCTCTTACTTCACAGCGGTAACACTTCAGGTGAAAGTTCTTGTCGAGAGCCACAACTCGGACTGTCTCCTCGCTGCCTGGCGCTGGAATAATGGGCTCATTGCAGCTGACACACAGAGGGGAGAAACGCCTGGAATGGAAAATGGACGTCACATTCCCACATGGTAACACTTTTGCTGGTATTGAGGGTTTATAATTCACATCTCAGCAAGCACCTGTGGTAATCCTGGACACAGTATGGGTTGTTGTTGTCGTCGGTGATGAATGGCGCCCCCTCCAGTATGCAGGAGCAGGTGATGCAGCGGAAACAATGGGAATGGAAACACTGACCCACCGCCTTCAGCACACGGTCCGTAATCCTCTCCCCGCATCGGGAACACACTGCCAGGGAACTCTTAGGAGCAACATGGAGGAACGTTGTTTACTTTAAAATAAAGCACTTAATAAACATAAACTCCCATTGATTTGAGATGGTCTTCACACCGTGTAGCAGTCCTCGCACTGCGGCGCGCCATCCTTCTCATAGAACTGCATGCCCTGCAGAGGGCGATGGCAAGTCATGCAACAGAAGCAGTTGGAGTGGAAGAGTTTATCCATGGCCCTCACTGCTGGCTGAGTACGGGACAGTGCCTCGCCACACTTGCCACAAAGCTCTGAAATCACAGCAGAGATGGAAAGACTGTGCTTAGAAGGGTCAGGAGGTATCTAAAATAGATTATTGGTATTTTCCTGCTGGTTTGTCTTtaattattcattataaagttACAAGATGCGAAGTGCGTACCAGTCAGGGGAGCTGGGCCAACAGGTGGGTGAGCATCCATGTTTTTGATGAAGTCCTTGGTCATTTTCTCAAGTTCTTCCACCTCTCTCATGTTGAGGGGCACACCTCCAACAGAAGTTAACACTGGACCAGGAGGTGATGGCTGTCCACAAACAGTCAATTGTCACTGCATGAATTATTTTCAATCCATGCAGTTACTATAGCAGATGATAGTTAATAGAGATATTTACTTAATTAGCTCTATTAGCTTAAATTTCAACAGAGGGAAACTGTACCCATGGCACACTGAAAACCTTATTAAAAAACAATGGAAAATATCTCCCATATTTACTTTTGGGAATGTCCCTGTTATTCAAAAGGGGAATGAGGGCAGCAAAAATTCAGGAAGCTGCAGCAAAGCTAAGACGGTGGAGTTTAATACTGCAGCATGAAGGACTAAGATACAGCGACTGGGATATCAAACAATAGTGTGGGTTGATGACGATTGTGTGCGATACCGCAatgacttacacacaaacatggtTCTGCCTCATGGAAAGTAGAAATAGTCCCAAGGGGATGTGGAAAATCATTTAAATTAAAGGGGCCCCAATTAATGTCATCGCTAAACGCCTGTGTCTGTGCTACGATTTACGGTTTTCAGTGTCAGTATCAGTGAACATACCATGGATGCAGGAGGAGATTTCCTTGGTTGACTGAAGGAGGAGGAGGGTGGAGGAGATGTCATGGTCTTAGGTTGGGGAGGTGGCACGGCAGCAGGTGGGCTTTGGTTCACGTTCCCCTGATTGACAAATGGAGGACTCCTCATGTGATTGTTGGTAGCCATGTTGTTTGATGGAGAAAGAGGTGCAGGTGGAGCAGCTGGAGGTGGCGGCAAAGTGCTTGTGGCTGATGCAAGGAAAGGTTTTGGCTGACCACTGGCTGAATATGGCGACTGGTTCAggttctggttgagtttttttgCCAGCGATGATGAGGAAGTGGCTGTTCTCGCTCCAAATGGGGATTTTGGGGCCGCTGCTGGTGGCGAGTTGTGATTGGCCTGTCGGCTGGTGCGGGCTTTGAGCTCCTCTGCCCACGGTGCAGGAGGGGGGCGGTCTCCCATCTCAGGAGGGGGGAGGAATGAGAGCGTTGGTTTGGGGGCTGTTGGCGGGGGACCGGCTGGTTTGGGTGATGCCGCTGTGGAATACTGGCTTGGCAACTGTGGATACATGTAACATGTGACTCTTCAGTTGTTAACAAAACTATAAAACAAACTGCTAAAATAAGGTGATATCTGGCACGCAACACATCAACGGTTTTGACTGAGGCACTGTGATAAAACAAACACTCATGTTTGGAGCTTATCAACAGAGCTTCAGCTTTCTGACATTTATTTTGCAGATTTGGAGCAAACAATATTGTGCCGTGATCCTGCACCTCCCGCTTGGACTAAACACACTCCATTTATGGACCTCTCACTGGGTCTCTGGCAACACACTCTGGCTTCATCATACTCTCACGCTCCTCACTGACTCACTCCAGTGTGCAACGCTCTCTGCAAGAATCTCctcacttttttgttgttgctgctgctTTCTCTGCCAGCCCGTTGTGCTGTGTGTGCATTTCACTTATCATTGAGCTTTCCACCTGAACTGAGACTCATAAAACCAGAACTGGCAACGCTCCACATTATTTCCACTGACCGGCCAAGTCTTTGTTTTGTTTCCTTCCTCGGTCTGAATCTTTTTCTCATCTCATCATTATCATCCTGTGAGTCAAACCCTGTTGTCATTGCCTCACTTGGCTACCTTTAAAACTCTGTGGAGCACTCTGTCCATCCTAATTGTCTTTTA
Protein-coding sequences here:
- the zyx gene encoding zyxin, producing the protein MESSSSSSKPMMVTSSLNFTVTTPSFYNQPKKFASVAPPRPKSLTPPSAPSPPPMSVGTGVIGRVGEVPPAPSLLCYDFPPPPPPPPPMDDDLPAPPPECQITPPASDAPAPAFPAPPPVDEELPLPPAPEESARLPSFASPPPPPPPPPPPPAPPLHATGTSFPSAVGHPLRAVQKQTSFDKQIDSLTDLLSEMETRGPFNPKLPSQYSTAASPKPAGPPPTAPKPTLSFLPPPEMGDRPPPAPWAEELKARTSRQANHNSPPAAAPKSPFGARTATSSSSLAKKLNQNLNQSPYSASGQPKPFLASATSTLPPPPAAPPAPLSPSNNMATNNHMRSPPFVNQGNVNQSPPAAVPPPQPKTMTSPPPSSSFSQPRKSPPASMPSPPGPVLTSVGGVPLNMREVEELEKMTKDFIKNMDAHPPVGPAPLTELCGKCGEALSRTQPAVRAMDKLFHSNCFCCMTCHRPLQGMQFYEKDGAPQCEDCYTSSLAVCSRCGERITDRVLKAVGQCFHSHCFRCITCSCILEGAPFITDDNNNPYCVQDYHRRFSPLCVSCNEPIIPAPGSEETVRVVALDKNFHLKCYRCEDCARPLSIEADENGCYPLNGRILCMKCHSKRAKQAAQ